A window from Salvia miltiorrhiza cultivar Shanhuang (shh) chromosome 2, IMPLAD_Smil_shh, whole genome shotgun sequence encodes these proteins:
- the LOC131009205 gene encoding DEAD-box ATP-dependent RNA helicase 27-like, producing the protein MAGVETGGEGVMDSTKKKRKRNRGKSKTPEPRKDDEMEAEDDEVEKEVEEEEVAVEEKMKEKKRKKEIETAVEEERKVEEESGFKVNPPSGIMSSEAFEALPLSKLSMDAIRDMKFSFMTQIQSRSIPPLLEGKDVLGAARTGSGKTLAFLVPAVELLFNLRFTPRNGTGVIVICPTRELAMQTRDVAEELLKYHSQTLGLVIGGASQRREKECIVKGVNLLVATPGRLLDHLRRTKGFIYKNLKCLVIDEADRLLEQNFEDDMKEIIKILPKERQTVLFSATQTKKVEDLARLSFQTKPVYIDVDDGRKRVTNEGLQQGYCVVPCFQRFNLLHAFLKKNLSKKVMVFFSSCNSVKFHSELLRYIQIDCQDIYGKQKQQKRTSTFFNFCKAEKGILLCTDVGARGLDIPAVDWIVQYDPPDNPKEYIHRVGRTARGEGAKGKALLFLTEQELRFLAYLKAAKVPLEPYEYDEKKMVNAQSMLAKLISQNPYLNKSAKDAYRSYILAYNSHKMKDIFNVHNLNLEDVAASFCFSSPPRVSLNINSNASKFRRKSRKTDGSRHGFSRSNPYGRRGGDDTRQFVRY; encoded by the exons ATGGCCGGTGTGGAAACTGGAGGAGAAGGAGTTATGGACTCCACGAAGAAGAAGCGTAAGAGAAATAGAGGCAAAAGCAAAACTCCGGAACCCCGAAAAGATGATGAGATGGAAGCCGAAGACGACGAAGTAGAGAAAGAGgttgaggaagaagaagtgGCAGTGgaggagaagatgaaagagaagaaaAGGAAGAAGGAAATCGAGACAGCtgtagaagaagagagaaaggtGGAAGAGGAGAGTGGTTTCAAGGTGAATCCGCCGTCGGGGATTATGAGCAGCGAAGCGTTTGAAGCGCTGCCGTTGTCGAAGCTCTCTATGGATGCCATCAGAGATATGAAATTTAGCTTTATGACTCAG ATCCAATCTAGATCAATTCCACCACTTTTAGAAGGGAAAGATGTTCTTGGTGCTGCAAGGACAGGTTCTGGGAAaacacttgcctttttggttCCAGCTGTTGAATTGTTGTTTAATCTGCGTTTTACGCCTCGGAATGGGACTGGTGTCATTGTCATTTGTCCAACAAGGGAGTTGGCAATGCAG ACGCGTGATGTAGCTGAGGAGCTTCTGAAGTATCACTCGCAGACACTGGGATTGGTAATTGGGGGTGCATcacaaagaagagaaaaagagTGTATTGTCAAAGGAGTAAACCTTTTAGTAGCGACCCCTGGTCGACTGCTTGACCATCTCCGAAGAACAAAGggttttatatataaaaaccTCAAG TGTCTTGTGATCGATGAAGCTGATAGGTTATTGGAACAAAATTTCGAAGATGATATGAAggaaattattaaaattttgccTAAG GAGAGGCAAACGGTTCTTTTCTCGGCTACCCAAACAAAGAAG GTTGAGGATCTTGCGAGGTTATCCTTTCAGACAAAGCCAGTTTATATCGAcgtggatgatggaaggaagaGG GTCACAAATGAAGGACTGCAGCAAGGTTATTGTGTTGTCCCTTGCTTCCAGAGATTTAATCTTCTCCACGCCTTCTTGAAGAAGAATCTGTCCAAGAAAGTCATGGTTTTCTTCTCCTCCTGCAATTCTGTCAAGTTCCATTCAGAACTTCTTCGATACATTCAGATCGATTGCCAAGATATCTATGGTAAGCAGAAGCAGCAGAAAAGAACATCTACCTTTTTCAATTTCTGCAAAGCTGAGAAGGGCATCTTGTTGTGCACGGACGTTGGTGCACGCGGCCTTGACATTCCGGCAGTG GACTGGATTGTGCAGTATGACCCTCCCGACAACCCCAAG GAATACATTCACAGAGTTGGCCGAACAGCCCGTGGGGAAGGAGCGAAAGGGAAGGCCTTGCTTTTCTTGACTGAGCAAGAGCTACGGTTTCTTGCATACCTTAAG GCTGCAAAAGTGCCACTCGAGCCGTATGAATATGATGAGAAGAAGATGGTGAATGCTCAATCTATGTTG GCAAAGTTAATCTCCCAAAATCCTTACTTAAACAAGTCAGCCAAAGACGCCTACAGATCCTACATTCTGGCGTACAATTCACACAAGATGAAGGACATCTTCAATGTTCATAACCTCAATCTAGAG GATGTGGCTGCTTCGTTCTGCTTCAGCTCGCCCCCGAGAGTGAGCTTAAACATCAACAGCAATGCCTCCAAGTTCAGGAGGAAATCGCGTAAAACTGATGGAAGCCGGCATGGATTCAGCCGGAGCAACCCGTACGGAAGGAGAGGTGGAGACGACACGCGACAGTTTGTTAGATATTAA